The genomic interval cacattctctcagccttaggggaaggcaaaggcaaaccccctctgaacatattctgccaagaaagccccatcaGAGGTTTgccatatggtcaccataagtcagccaCTTTGTTCCAGATGTTGCAAGATACGGTTCAGTGTCTGGAAACAATGGCACACCACAAACAGCAGACAAGCAATGGAGGGTGACGCACTGACATACATGCAAAGTGGAAGATGGCAGCAGGTGCATGTACAAAGTCGGTGTTGGAAGTCACAATGCTGCAAAAGGAAGTCTGTATGTTAGCAAAGCGCAGAAATAAAGTTTCTAGGTGTTAGGAAGCACCATGCGCTCAGGCATCTGTGCAAACAAGAGAGCTGCAGTCCTATTACTAATCAGTCTGCAATGGTTATGAAATATatccagccttctgtctaggCCAAACTACCAGAACCACGTGTGTTcccaaacaaaaacacacacccaCTTCCACTCCACACTATTGCAACACCCAGGAAAGCCACTGTATTAATCctcagcagcaggaaaagagaaagcactGCAGCACCCTTGAGACACGCTGCCTTTTGTCACAGCCTGCACCATCGTGTTACATGCAAGAACTGACCACCACTATCCCCTTGGCCTCCTTTGTGAAGAAGAGAAGACCCCTGGAAAGCCAGACCTTTTTGAAGACGGATCATTTCAAGCCACGCTGCTACTAAAAGAAGGTACGCTGAGACTCAGCCACTCATTCCCAGTAGAGCTAAGTAGTGAAATGCTACACAGGCGCTCAATGTGGTGATGAAATGAGAGAACTGTGTGTATGGGATGGAGACAAGGCCCAAGCTCACCTTGGACGTCTtcttcaccaccatcaccatcctcttcCTCATTGTAGGCCAGCTCAGCCTGCTTGTCTGCCTCATACTCACCCacgttcccatcatccccattatAATCCGCCAGTTTAGAGCCATGCTGCGGATCAACAGGGGACTCATTCTCATCAAAGAACCGGCCTGTGAAGTAGGCAAAGGATGGAGAGTCAGAAGCAAGGAGCAAAGGGGAAGGCcatggggaaaagaggagaaaggagggcagGAAGAAGCGTACACTAAGAGAAGCCTTTGGTTTCAAAGCATCCTTGCAAATTTAAGGATTGTACAGAATGAGAATATGCACTTCATCCAAGGCTTTGTGTCAGCCATCTTCTGTAAAAGAAATCTTCAAAAAGCTATAGTTCGCAGCCTGCAACCAACCCTCCCCTTAAGAGAAGTCGCCCAAGAAAGGTCAGATTAAAGCCATTTTCAACAAATGCCACTGTTTATCCATGAAGACTGCTTTTCCAAGTTTGGACTTTCCTCATCTACAAAGATCCAAAATTCTTGCCTTAAAGGAAGCAACTGTCCTCCTGAGAGTGGATGAACATCAGTCTAGAAACCACTTTCTAAAGCACATTTTTAACTTCTACTGAGCACTTTTGTTACATGAAGCAAAATTTCAAGAGTTTGAAAAATTGGTTCTGCAGAGCAGAATCACGGGTCGATCTGAAGAAACAGATACATCACATGCTGTACCCACATGAGCAAAGAGGATCCAGCATCATGACAGTAAAGCAGATGGAAGAATCAGTCTGAGTGAGATCAGAATCCAGTGCCATGTGCCATTGCTCAACTGGGGGAGTTTGttacaaggaggaggaggaggaggaggccaatggCATTTCCAGAAGACAATGATGATTTACAAAGCCTTTGCTATGTTTTCCCAAAGAACAGTCTTTATAAGCTGTACACTTAAACCAAGCAACCAAGACTGGAGTCTTTCCTCACATACACTCTCACCTAAGTTTAGGAAATACGACCGCACTACATATTTGACAGTGAGCTGCAAGCATAGTAGGCCACTTTGCTATGAAAAAGAAGCAGTAATACTAATATTTTAGAGAGCTCTTCTTTGGTGTAGACGTCTACAGAGTCCAAATCCTCGCTTGGGTATAGAAACCCACCAGGAGACcttggcaagtcccactctctcagccttaaggcaaagggaaaccctctctgaacaaatcttgccaaggaaatcctgcGATGAtggccttaggatctccataacaacttgaaggcatacaaaacaaGGAGGAGCTGCTAATGTATCCTCTTATTGGACTGGCGACCCATCATTCCAGATAATTTGTTCCAAGCCTTTTCTATGGAACTCTAGAAACCCTTTAGCCAATCAGCATCCCTCTCGCATTCCAGAAAGATTCTTATTACTTGGGTCTGTCTGAAGAGATGAAGAACAAAAGATCTTCTCTTATGCTCTTAGCAGTCTTTCAGATAGATACCACTTGGGAGAGACCCACGGTTGACCTGGAGGCCATGAAGCCTTGAGTTGCTCATGACAGGACAGTGTCAGCATGGATGTTAAAGAcctccactactactactactactactactactacctgcAGAGACTCCAAAACTGACCCTGAACCAGGCTAGCTCAGAAAGGAAGACTGTTGAGTGGCCAGGTGGGCAGTACACCAACAAAACCCTTATTCTGTCCCAGCTACCTATCTTGAGGTACACACACTCAAACCCTGCAGATGGAGATAGGGCACATGATTTGTGGGACGGAATCatgatagaccactgcaactccaaCTCCTTGCACATCTCCCACCCAAGATCTCACCTGTTCCTGCACCGAAAAACTTGATGCGCAGAGCTCAGATTACCCCCCGACTCCCCACCAGTCTCATCCAGCCAGGTCCATCTAGAATCAAACCCTGAATGGCACTTGTTTTTCCATTCCCCGACATGGCACTCAAAAGCAGAATTTTCAGCCCAGGGGGGCCTTCGCCAAGGCTTCTTTTGGGTCTAAAAGAGCCCAGGAATCTGGACACAGCAACATTGCCCCTTGGGCCCCATAAatgatacagtgcgcccgcgccatacgcggacttgagcgtatgtgctTAAGCCGCGGCGCGTGCGCAgagcggaaggggtggcgcgtcccattcaattgtttccaatggggctcgagcataggcggaattcgccttacgcggcgggatccggaacggatcccccgcgtaaggcgaggacgcactgtataaggggagtaattttttaaaggaaataacatGTGAATGGGATGCAGCCTCTGGAGTCCAGTCCCCAGAGCTTCTTCTATGCTTGGGGCTCTTGTCCCTTCTACCTAGGCTTGACATCTGCTTTCAGATGCAGCACTGTAAGGTATGGCTAGTATTTTTGCCAATGGCTACCACAACGGACTGTGAGGAAAGGGAGGACGCTAATGTTTAACAGCAAGCCAGTCCAATCATCTTAACTATGACAGGAAGGTATCTGTGGAAGTTCAAATAGGATGCCACACATCATGCAAAGTAAAAATCTCTCCCCGTCTTCTGGTCTCAGCGCAACCCGTTTTTATCCCCAACTGGTAGAGCAAAGCAAAGTCAATGGCTCTGATGAAACCACAAATGAATGTTTCTACCTTCCAAAATCAGAGCCATTAGACTCAACACTCgtcaagaacaacaaaaagccaaCAGGGAATACACACAAGCAAAAAAGGCCAGCAACTAAACTGATGCGAATCTACATGTGGACATTACTAAACTCACTTTGCTGATGCCCTGTAGCCCCTGCTGTTCAACTTTCGTGTTGAATAAGATTAAAGAGAACCTCAAATGAGAAAATGAGAGCTCAGAAAAATATATGTTTGAACTAGCCTTCCACGCGTGCCTCGAACGCATTTCAATTTCCCTTAATCCGAAGGCTCACTCTGTCAGCCCAGTCGGAGTCACACAGTACTCCCTGGTGCATCCTCCTGAACAGATTCTTAAGCAAAGTGCTACCTTTAGACAGTGGTAGTTTTTAAACGTACATTTTCCTAATTATTTGGGTTTTCCAGCACTGTGTTCTTATGCTCTTTGAAAGCCATCCTGAGCATGCTAAAAGCTGACAAAAATGCTAATAAAGATTTGCTTCAAAGAACATGAAGTCTATCAAACTCACTTCTGCTACCGGACCTAAAAGCTACAGAAAAACATCCCCACTCCAGAAAGGCCAAATTTTACCCCATTGAAAAGATAAAGCACACTGTGTTGCTCCCCAGAGGCCCCAATTTGTACCCCTCGTGTCTAGGACCCTTTCAAGAGGCCTAGAAAGTAACTCCCAGCGAGGTCTCCCTATGCACACTTTTCAGGTTTAGTGCAGGTATAAGCTGGTGATTTCAGGCAGCTTCACGCTGACATCGCCTTCTCACAAACACACCTGCAATTAGAATCAGTTACTGATGCCTTGATGATAACTCACTTTGCTTCATTCTCTGGAAGTCATTGACTCTATCCTTTGAGGcttgttttgccatttctttctcaGTTTTCTGGTTTTCCAGGACATGAACAGGAATTAAGTTATGGAGAGAGTTTGGTGGTATCTGCCTTTGCATGACGTCTGCATTTCCATCATGGTTGTCGACACCTGTAGCACACAGAAACAAGTAGTCAGAAAACTCAcaaccttttggggggggggggggggcggtcagcctatgtggcatgttctagaagagtttcttcttgacgtttcgccagcatctgtggctttggcatcttcagctACAGTCACATCATCTgcagatgccagatgccacagatgctgcttgcgaaacatcaggaagaaactcttctagaacatggccacagagccccaaaaacccacaaaaagccatggatgccagccatgaaagcctttgacttcacaaactcTCAACTGTTTGCACTATTCAGGTTGACGGAGGAGAAGCCATGTATGGTGGCTTCTGACAGGCAGCCTGCCCAGCAATTCATGCCAGATTGGGCATCTCTGTGTTTTAGGGCTTTCACCTGTGTTACTATTTCTCAACTCATGGTAAAAGGATCAGGGTAGAAATTATCAATGtagtaaaggaagaaagtggaagctGTAACAGCTGTTATTTTAGTCCTGCCTCttcaacaaaaaaaacccaaccctataGAAATGGTGACGGTATTTGAAAGCATGAGGTTATCTTCTCTTCAAATTTATCAATCATCTCTGGTTACTCAAACTCTTCATTCAATTCTTGAGTTTGACACATAGAACAAGGATAAAGAAGGGAAACAAACTGGATTAGCCATTCCACAAGTCAAATCTTGCTCACAGTGATGGCTTCCCAACAGTGATAAAGTTAATGGCTCAGACATCAATAGAGAAATCCAGAGTCCTTCACCTGAACTACATTTAAAGGGTTTTTCCCCTAATATGTGAGATGTAAGCAAGACTATGGGTATCTTAAGCAATGCAGATTAATGCTGGAATAATAGTGCAGATGCAAAAACAGCAGCCAGATTAGGGCGACATCTTACCTTCAACCAGATTTGGAGCATGAGGGTTTTCCGTAGGCAGATTTCCATTGGGCCGATGTTTCACTTTCTCAAAATCAACAAGTGGCTTCTTCAAGGCTGAACAAAACAAATCTATGTTGTAACCAATACTAATCAAACATACCGTAAAGCAATTATATTTAGCACTCGGAAGTAATAGTTCTGCTGAAGGCCCATTTCTTGAAACAGAGCTAAAAACGGTAACTGTTCAGCACTTGGTGGTAGCACTCTCTTAAGTTTTCCCCATAAGCTAATTCAGTCAGTTTATACTttgaagccaaaaataaatccaaatgtCCAGGTGTGGCATATATCTTTCCTTTTATCCAGTCATATTCACTGCTCCTTTTCACGGAAGTTGTCTTGTAAACAAAGCCATGGGTTGTTTGCCAACAAGTGAGAGGGGCAACGCATCGCAGGAGCACATCTCCCAAGACATAGGGAACTCATAACCTCCCCACATCCTCACCTGACAAAATCTGAAGGGGCCCACAAGCTTCCCCAGCCCCCAGATTACCACAGTTCTGGAAAACCAGCGAGgagaaataataaaacagatgGTTTGTTGCTAACCAGTGAGTGTATCTTCGGCTTTACCAGGGTCGTTCTCTTCTACTCCAGGCATTCCTGCGTCATCTCCTGGTTTAACTTTCTCTGTTAAAAGAACATGACATTTCTCCTTACTGCACCATACATTAAGTTCTCAGTTACTTCAGAATTGTATCTTGCCACAGCTGTGTTAGACAGACCTTTGCCATCCGAGATGTTGTTGACTGAAGGTGCTTCATTCTTAATGACATCCCTTTCGCCCATTTCTTGAGTCGTCTTCAGTATTGTCAGATTATCGCTCAGACCTCCGTCAGCATCTCTACTGGACTGGCTCCTGTGTGAAGTCTGCTGTGAAAACATGATGAATTTTAGAAAGGAACCAGCTCATTTGCCACCCATATTTTAAGGAGAAGGGGGATTACAAATGGAAATGATACGTAATAGGTCTCTCAAGGGACCACCCCTGTTTTTGCTTCATCTGGAATTTTAGATGATGGTGTACCTTTCGATCTTGTGTAACTTGGTCCTCTAGTTTTTTCATATCCTCTTCATGCTGCATTCGCAATTCCTTGATTTGTTGCCCACACTGAAAACTGGTAAAAGAAAGACAGATTAGAGTATTTAAATCTTGACCAATGCTGACAAGTTTTCTAGAAAGTACAAATGTGCCCAGAAGAGGATAACcaagatggagggggggggggtagggagcTAGGCATGCTTAGTTCACAAAAGACAAGATGGAAAGGTGGCATGATAACTATCTTTAAGTATCTAAAAAGGTGTCAAGTAGAAGATGAAACAAGCTTGGACCAGAACCTTAGGCAGAACTTCCTGCACATGTTCCACATAAGAGAAAACGATGTGTCACCCTGCTTTGAGCGGCCTGGCTGTTCTGTGGACAACTTAGCCATTTGTCATATGAATTTTGGTTTTTCCAAGAACTCCTGCTATGATTTCTTGAATGGTAAACACAAGCAGAGCACCATCCTGTTCCATCAGTTACTGAAAAACCTGGCAGCATTCATTCACAATGCATTACTCCACTCACCTTTCATACTCCAACCGTTTAAGAAGTTGTGTATTGTTCTTCTTATATTCATGAAGCTGGTCCTCCTGACGTATGAATTCTTGTCGCAACTCTGCCAGTTGCTCTAAACCAAAGCATAAAAGAGTGGTTAAGAAAAGGGCTCTTTCAGAGCAAACTCTTTCAGTCCTCAGCAAAATCAGGGAAGGAAATGGAGCTGAAGCCAGAGGACAAGAATTCCTTCATGGACACCCAGATATATATCTGCTTTCCTGGGAGGCATGAGGAGATTATCCTTTCCTCTGGATGCCTCCTTATACAAACCGTGGAATTGACTATTTTCACACTACAGAAGATGATTTTCCCTCTGAGATATTGTATGGCCACCTCATTCTTTAGTAAAGCATTTCGAAGACCATTTGTTGGTtgacaaaaaaatattttgcaaggaCTGTGTCCTTTCAGTGAGGAGCTCAGACTAATATACACCAGGGCAGGCAACTCACAGTGGCACTCCTTTAACACTCATGATATAAAAGACCACAACATCCACtgtatgctttttaatatatCACAGCAACTCCAAACAGAAGCTACCAATGATGGGCATATCATCATGGCTGTAACACCCAATTcccctgtttaaaaatctcagaacaaaaaacattgttttagATGTCCCTTTTTTCTCTCCAGCCCACAGGATATCTACATTTTACCACTGCATATTACTTAATTCATGTGACCCATCGGAATTTCTTACCCTTTAAGCGATGTATGTCTGCCATTTGGTAC from Sceloporus undulatus isolate JIND9_A2432 ecotype Alabama chromosome 6, SceUnd_v1.1, whole genome shotgun sequence carries:
- the GOLM2 gene encoding protein GOLM2 isoform X2 — its product is MVGFGANRRGGRLPSFLFVALLLVVAILAFNYWSTSTRQTVLQEEVAELQVQAKRSDVARGRLEKRNSELLLQVESHKKYLEQKEADQSHLSSQLQAKDGQIRKCEEGKVKLQNNISYQMADIHRLKEQLAELRQEFIRQEDQLHEYKKNNTQLLKRLEYESFQCGQQIKELRMQHEEDMKKLEDQVTQDRKTSHRSQSSRDADGGLSDNLTILKTTQEMGERDVIKNEAPSVNNISDGKEKVKPGDDAGMPGVEENDPGKAEDTLTALKKPLVDFEKVKHRPNGNLPTENPHAPNLVEGVDNHDGNADVMQRQIPPNSLHNLIPVHVLENQKTEKEMAKQASKDRVNDFQRMKQSRFFDENESPVDPQHGSKLADYNGDDGNVGEYEADKQAELAYNEEEDGDGGEEDVQDDEERELQMDGMDYGKPRFNDVL
- the GOLM2 gene encoding protein GOLM2 isoform X4 → MVGFGANRRGGRLPSFLFVALLLVVAILAFNYWSTSTRQTVLQEEVAELQVQAKRSDVARGRLEKRNSELLLQVESHKKYLEQKEADQSHLSSQLQAKDGQIRKCEEGKVKLQNNISYQMADIHRLKEQLAELRQEFIRQEDQLHEYKKNNTQLLKRLEYESFQCGQQIKELRMQHEEDMKKLEDQVTQDRKTSHRSQSSRDADGGLSDNLTILKTTQEMGERDVIKNEAPSVNNISDGKEKVKPGDDAGMPGVEENDPGKAEDTLTALKKPLVDFEKVKHRPNGNLPTENPHAPNLVEGVDNHDGNADVMQRQIPPNSLHNLIPVHVLENQKTEKEMAKQASKDRVNDFQRMKQNDEERELQMDGMDYGKPRFNDVL
- the GOLM2 gene encoding protein GOLM2 isoform X3, which codes for MVGFGANRRGGRLPSFLFVALLLVVAILAFNYWSTSTRQTVLQEEVAELQVQAKRSDVARGRLEKRNSELLLQVESHKKYLEQKEADQSHLSSQLQAKDGQIRKCEEGKVKLQNNISYQMADIHRLKEQLAELRQEFIRQEDQLHEYKKNNTQLLKRLEYESFQCGQQIKELRMQHEEDMKKLEDQVTQDRKQTSHRSQSSRDADGGLSDNLTILKTTQEMGERDVIKNEAPSVNNISDGKEKVKPGDDAGMPGVEENDPGKAEDTLTALKKPLVDFEKVKHRPNGNLPTENPHAPNLVEGVDNHDGNADVMQRQIPPNSLHNLIPVHVLENQKTEKEMAKQASKDRVNDFQRMKQNDEERELQMDGMDYGKPRFNDVL
- the GOLM2 gene encoding protein GOLM2 isoform X1, with translation MVGFGANRRGGRLPSFLFVALLLVVAILAFNYWSTSTRQTVLQEEVAELQVQAKRSDVARGRLEKRNSELLLQVESHKKYLEQKEADQSHLSSQLQAKDGQIRKCEEGKVKLQNNISYQMADIHRLKEQLAELRQEFIRQEDQLHEYKKNNTQLLKRLEYESFQCGQQIKELRMQHEEDMKKLEDQVTQDRKQTSHRSQSSRDADGGLSDNLTILKTTQEMGERDVIKNEAPSVNNISDGKEKVKPGDDAGMPGVEENDPGKAEDTLTALKKPLVDFEKVKHRPNGNLPTENPHAPNLVEGVDNHDGNADVMQRQIPPNSLHNLIPVHVLENQKTEKEMAKQASKDRVNDFQRMKQSRFFDENESPVDPQHGSKLADYNGDDGNVGEYEADKQAELAYNEEEDGDGGEEDVQDDEERELQMDGMDYGKPRFNDVL